A portion of the Oncorhynchus gorbuscha isolate QuinsamMale2020 ecotype Even-year linkage group LG19, OgorEven_v1.0, whole genome shotgun sequence genome contains these proteins:
- the LOC124006498 gene encoding LOW QUALITY PROTEIN: claudin-2-like (The sequence of the model RefSeq protein was modified relative to this genomic sequence to represent the inferred CDS: inserted 1 base in 1 codon), giving the protein MFQGVSEIAALCXGLVGLIGAAAVTGMPMWKVTAFIGENIIIMETRWEGLWMNCYRQANIRMQCKVYDSLLYLPADLQAARGLMCCSLALSGMGLLGALAGMRCTSCIQDNDRVKSLILMVAGGMQLLASICVFIPVSWTAHAIIRDFYNPLLIDAQRRELGEALYIGWVTGAFLLTSGLLFLCRRVHSNKASFDIFHPANGINKPTLMHYHPISSILSVRAHRQPGLNHQQSHSFDAYQHHQAPILHNVPYGQQGVVMNPPAAVYDSSSVENVGPLVYHHGNGRHVDGHHPSTSNSSNYVSSLSTLADSLYISQQTPYSYNHLTAPYTTYTGSQQSYPYSYSHPGNLSVSHNSSFQAVPQNPVFIGYKGSRVQPSSVGVYI; this is encoded by the exons ATGTTCCAGGGCGTGTCTGAGATCGCGGCGCTGT GCGGGCTGGTGGGTCTGATCGGAGCAGCCGCCGTCACCGGGATGCCCATGTGGAAGGTTACGGCCTTCATCGGAGAGAACATCATCATCATGGAGACGCGCTGGGAGGGCCTGTGGATGAACTGCTATAGACAGGCCAACATCAGGATGCAGTGTAAAGTGTACGACTCTCTGCTGTATCTCCCCGCAGACCTGCAG GCTGCCAGGGGCTTGATGTgctgctctctggctctctcaggGATGGGTCTACTGGGGGCTCTAGCAGGGATGCGTTGTACCTCCTGCATCCAGGACAACGACCGCGTTAAGAGCCTCATCCTCATGGTGGCTGGAGGCATGCAGTTACTGGCCTCTATCTGTGTGTTCATCCCAGTCTCCTGGACGGCTCACGCCATAATCCGTGACTTCTATAACCCTTTGCTGATTGACGCCCAGCGCAGGGAGTTGGGAGAGGCTCTCTACATCGGTTGGGTGACCGGAGCCTTCCTCCTGACCTCTGGGCTTCTCTTCCTCTGTCGCCGCGTCCACTCCAACAAAGCCTCGTTCGATATCTTTCACCCAGCCAACGGGATCAACAAGCCCACTCTGATGCACTACCATCCCATCTCTAGCATTCTTAGCGTGAGGGCTCACCGCCAGCCCGGTCTGAACCACCAACAAAGTCACAGCTTCGATGCATACCAACACCACCAAGCTCCGATTCTTCATAACGTTCCTTATGGACAACAAGGGGTCGTCATGAACCCTCCTGCTGCTGTGTATGACTCCAGCTCGGTGGAGAACGTTGGGCCGTTGGTCTATCACCATGGCAACGGACGTCATGTTGACGGAcaccatccctccacctctaacAGCTCCAACTACGTCAGCAGCCTGTCCACTCTGGCTGACTCCCTATACATCAGCCAACAGACTCCGTACTCCTATAACCACCTGACCGCTCCGTATACCACATATACCGGTAGTCAACAGAGTTATCCATACTCCTACAGTCATCCAGGAAACCTGTCTGTTTCACACAACTCCAGTTTTCAAGCCGTACCTCAGAATCCTGTTTTTATCGGGTATAAGGGCTCCAGAGTTCAACCAAGCAGTGTTGGTGTGTACATCTGA